Proteins encoded in a region of the Paenibacillus sp. E222 genome:
- a CDS encoding insulinase family protein: MLKQLKPYKVLQERRIEELKSDAYLLEHQKSGAKIVLLSNQDDNKVFSIGFRTPPEDNTGVAHILEHSVLCGSKKFPAKDSFVELLKGSLNTFLNAMTYPDKTIYPIASRNDHDFHNLMDIYLDAVLHTNIYDNEKIFLQEGWNYNLTSAEDELTYNGVVYNEMKGAFSSPERIVRREVLNSLFPDTTYSCESGGFPDAIPDLTYQGLLDFHSRYYHPSNSFIYLYGDMDMEEKLQWLDENYLNEYDRIEIDSAIKLQPAFAERVDTVKTYSAGSTESEVDNSFLTYNAVIGTSLDKELNISFQILLYALLNAPGAVLKQALLDKGIAKDVYGTYDDSLYQPVFTVGLKKSNLASKEDFLGTVKEVLERVVKEGFDPKALLAGINSYEFNHREADYGRMPKGLIYGFSSLQSWLYDVDAPFTHLEANDVFAELRTKMTEGYFEKLIDTYLLKNTHTSFVAVTPDKGLNARKEEALKAHLKSVQAGLSQEEIQQLIQRTEALAEYQNAPSTKEQQQVIPTLSIEDIEPKASTLYQTVNQVEGTTVLHHNIYTNGIGYLRLLFDIKEVPRRLLPYVGLLKSVLGYVDTQNFSFNELSNEIHIHSGGIHSGIGTYANAHEHRDFKATYEFNAKVLYDKLGFAFDMINEIVFTSKFDDSKRLYEIIAQLKGNLQRKLISGGHSAGIGRSTSKHSAVADFREAVSGIAFYQWLEELQANFEARKEELSTSLQSLTSFIFRPENLLVSYTADDQGYEGLEKQVSDLKAKLFTQDVAKEKEAFTPVHHKEGFRSPSEVQYVVQTGNFIDKGYSYTGSLRVLQGILSLDYLWNNIRAKGGAYGCMSGFRRNGDSYVASYRDPNLEKTYKVYEEMPQYLKDFKADTREMTRYIIGAIQDLDTPRTPYGEGSFSLECYLSNVTEADLQKERDEVLNTTESDIIGFAEVVSSILEQQQRCVIGNENKIEEQKQLFDETLDLIKN; encoded by the coding sequence ATGTTGAAACAGCTTAAGCCCTATAAGGTGCTGCAGGAACGCAGAATTGAAGAGTTGAAGTCAGATGCGTATCTCCTGGAACATCAGAAATCCGGAGCCAAAATTGTACTCTTATCCAATCAAGATGATAATAAAGTGTTCAGTATCGGTTTCCGTACTCCTCCGGAAGACAATACAGGTGTAGCTCACATTCTGGAACATTCCGTTCTTTGCGGCTCCAAGAAATTTCCGGCCAAGGATTCCTTTGTTGAATTGCTGAAGGGTTCACTCAATACATTTCTGAATGCGATGACCTATCCCGATAAAACGATCTATCCGATTGCAAGTCGGAATGATCATGACTTCCATAACCTGATGGACATTTATCTGGATGCGGTACTCCACACGAATATTTATGATAATGAAAAAATATTTCTGCAAGAGGGTTGGAATTACAATCTGACCTCAGCTGAAGACGAGTTAACCTATAACGGCGTTGTATATAACGAGATGAAGGGTGCTTTTTCTTCACCGGAACGGATTGTACGCAGAGAAGTCCTGAATTCACTTTTTCCGGATACTACATATTCCTGTGAATCAGGCGGATTTCCCGATGCAATTCCTGATCTGACCTATCAAGGCTTGCTGGATTTCCACTCCAGATACTATCATCCATCCAACAGCTTCATTTATTTATATGGGGATATGGATATGGAAGAGAAATTGCAGTGGTTAGATGAGAACTATCTGAATGAATATGATCGAATTGAGATTGATTCTGCAATAAAGCTCCAGCCTGCTTTTGCAGAAAGAGTGGACACCGTGAAGACATATTCTGCCGGAAGTACCGAATCCGAAGTGGATAACAGCTTTTTGACCTACAATGCGGTGATCGGAACAAGTCTGGACAAGGAATTGAATATCTCGTTTCAAATTTTGCTGTACGCACTGCTTAACGCTCCGGGAGCGGTTCTGAAGCAGGCCTTGCTGGATAAGGGCATTGCTAAGGATGTCTATGGCACATATGATGACAGCCTGTATCAGCCAGTGTTCACCGTTGGATTGAAGAAGAGCAATCTGGCAAGCAAAGAAGATTTTCTGGGGACTGTCAAAGAAGTGCTTGAGCGTGTTGTGAAGGAAGGATTTGATCCAAAAGCGCTGCTCGCAGGTATTAATTCCTATGAATTCAACCACCGCGAAGCCGATTATGGAAGAATGCCCAAAGGATTAATCTACGGTTTCTCCTCATTGCAAAGCTGGCTGTATGATGTCGATGCTCCATTTACTCATTTGGAAGCAAATGACGTATTCGCCGAGCTCAGAACGAAGATGACTGAGGGTTACTTCGAAAAGTTGATTGATACGTATTTACTGAAAAATACGCATACTTCCTTCGTTGCTGTCACGCCGGATAAAGGATTGAACGCGCGTAAAGAAGAAGCTTTGAAAGCACATCTGAAATCAGTTCAGGCGGGACTGAGTCAGGAAGAGATTCAGCAGCTCATTCAGAGAACCGAGGCTCTCGCCGAGTACCAGAATGCACCGTCAACCAAGGAGCAACAACAGGTGATTCCGACGTTATCGATAGAGGATATTGAACCGAAAGCATCGACGCTGTATCAGACGGTAAATCAGGTCGAAGGTACAACGGTACTGCACCATAATATCTATACCAACGGGATCGGTTATCTGAGACTGTTGTTCGATATTAAGGAAGTCCCACGGCGTTTGCTGCCGTATGTTGGATTGCTGAAAAGTGTGCTCGGTTACGTCGACACTCAGAATTTCTCATTTAATGAATTGTCGAATGAAATCCATATTCATTCCGGGGGCATTCATAGTGGCATCGGTACGTATGCAAACGCGCATGAGCACCGTGATTTCAAGGCTACGTATGAATTCAACGCCAAAGTGCTGTATGACAAACTTGGATTTGCTTTTGACATGATCAACGAAATTGTGTTTACGTCCAAATTTGATGATTCGAAGCGTTTATATGAGATTATTGCCCAGTTGAAAGGCAACCTGCAGCGCAAGCTGATCAGCGGAGGGCATTCAGCGGGGATTGGTCGATCTACCTCTAAACACTCGGCTGTTGCAGACTTCAGGGAAGCGGTTAGCGGTATTGCCTTTTACCAGTGGCTTGAGGAGCTTCAAGCGAACTTTGAGGCTAGAAAAGAAGAACTGTCGACCAGTCTTCAATCGTTGACCAGCTTTATTTTCAGACCGGAAAACTTGCTTGTAAGTTACACTGCGGATGATCAGGGGTATGAAGGTTTGGAGAAACAGGTATCCGATTTGAAAGCGAAGCTGTTCACCCAGGACGTTGCCAAGGAAAAAGAGGCATTTACACCTGTGCATCACAAAGAAGGATTCAGATCTCCATCTGAAGTCCAATATGTCGTTCAAACAGGTAATTTTATCGATAAAGGGTATTCGTACACCGGCTCGCTTCGTGTCTTGCAGGGGATTTTATCTCTGGATTACTTGTGGAACAATATCAGGGCCAAGGGTGGAGCATACGGGTGCATGTCAGGCTTCAGACGTAATGGAGACAGCTATGTAGCATCGTACCGCGACCCGAATCTCGAAAAAACGTACAAAGTTTATGAAGAGATGCCGCAATACCTGAAGGATTTCAAAGCAGACACACGGGAAATGACGAGATATATCATTGGCGCCATCCAGGACCTCGATACACCAAGAACACCTTATGGCGAAGGATCATTCTCTCTGGAATGTTACCTGTCTAATGTCACTGAAGCCGATCTCCAGAAAGAACGGGATGAAGTGTTAAACACAACAGAAAGTGACATTATAGGTTTTGCCGAAGTGGTATCTTCCATATTGGAACAGCAGCAACGTTGTGTTATCGGTAATGAAAACAAGATTGAGGAACAGAAGCAATTATTTGACGAAACCCTTGATTTGATCAAGAACTAA
- a CDS encoding helix-turn-helix domain-containing protein gives MNTINKEVGKKIRNFRKWKGLTVQQLADQIHKSKATLSKYESGDITLDIVTLHQIADSLNIQVEQLLYIEPKQASPLMNTVPSSFFKNSTRFYSYFYDGRNNSLIRCVIDMMAQSDANRYRTVMYMNVKNFENYQECENMYWGHTEHYDTLTTLILKNQATPLENLYINILASFQESEKKWGLMAGVSFRPFMPIALKMLFSRTPLSENQELYNELKMSKEDLRTLKIYNMLAVT, from the coding sequence ATGAACACCATCAACAAAGAAGTGGGCAAGAAAATCCGTAATTTCCGCAAATGGAAAGGGTTAACGGTTCAGCAGCTGGCGGATCAGATTCACAAAAGTAAAGCTACTCTGTCCAAATACGAGAGCGGAGATATCACCCTTGATATAGTCACGCTGCATCAAATTGCTGATTCATTGAACATTCAGGTGGAGCAGCTGCTGTATATTGAACCGAAGCAAGCCTCTCCCCTTATGAATACGGTACCGTCCAGCTTTTTCAAAAATTCCACACGGTTTTATTCGTATTTTTATGATGGACGCAACAACAGCCTCATCCGTTGTGTCATTGACATGATGGCACAGTCGGACGCGAATCGTTATCGAACCGTGATGTATATGAACGTCAAGAATTTTGAGAATTATCAGGAATGCGAAAATATGTATTGGGGTCACACCGAGCATTACGACACACTCACCACGCTGATTCTGAAAAATCAGGCTACACCGCTGGAGAATCTGTATATTAACATTCTGGCATCTTTTCAGGAATCCGAGAAAAAGTGGGGGTTGATGGCAGGCGTTTCCTTCCGTCCCTTTATGCCCATCGCTTTGAAAATGTTATTCTCTCGAACACCCTTGTCTGAGAATCAGGAGTTATATAACGAACTGAAAATGTCTAAGGAAGATCTACGCACGTTAAAGATCTATAATATGCTCGCCGTTACCTAA
- a CDS encoding MalY/PatB family protein, with product MKYDFDEIIDRTGTNAMNTDGFRQYIFNATEDMQFPFKDEEFIRMWIADMEFATPPEIREAVKERLDRKIMGYSQVFDPAYYEAVSNWMNRYYDWSFPKEHLETSHGIIPALYELVEYICKPNEKVLIVTPSYGYFKSASEHNHLELVCSDLINEQGHYSIDFADFEAKARDEQVTLCIFCNPHNPSGRVWSTEELQRVGEICLNHNVWVISDEIHCDLLRTGKTHTPLAKLFPDTDRIITCMSPSKTFNMAGLMFSNVIIANEGLRTIWQKRHYGFKNPLSIAATQAAYEHGDEWLKQLKTYLDDNFAFVDQYVKRYLPQAVFHIPEATYLAWIDITAYVTTNVNLPLFFAEQAGVLLEDGHMFVANGGGCIRLNLACPRSVVEEGLRRISTLLVNKDEGVPVQV from the coding sequence ATGAAGTATGATTTTGATGAGATTATCGATCGCACAGGAACCAACGCCATGAATACGGATGGTTTCCGTCAATATATTTTTAATGCAACAGAAGATATGCAATTTCCCTTTAAGGATGAAGAATTTATTCGCATGTGGATTGCAGATATGGAGTTTGCCACACCTCCCGAAATACGGGAAGCAGTTAAGGAGCGTTTGGACCGGAAAATTATGGGGTACTCCCAGGTATTCGATCCCGCATACTACGAAGCTGTCTCCAACTGGATGAACAGATACTACGACTGGTCTTTTCCCAAGGAGCATCTGGAGACATCACATGGAATCATTCCCGCTCTATATGAATTAGTTGAATATATTTGCAAACCAAATGAGAAGGTGCTGATTGTGACACCCTCCTATGGTTATTTCAAATCGGCGTCGGAGCATAACCATCTTGAACTCGTTTGCTCAGATCTGATCAACGAGCAGGGACATTATTCCATAGACTTTGCAGATTTTGAAGCCAAAGCGAGGGATGAACAAGTCACGTTATGTATTTTTTGCAATCCGCATAATCCGTCAGGAAGGGTATGGTCAACAGAAGAGTTACAACGTGTGGGTGAGATCTGTCTGAACCATAACGTATGGGTAATCTCGGATGAAATTCACTGTGACTTGCTGCGTACAGGTAAGACGCATACGCCTCTTGCCAAGCTGTTCCCGGATACGGATCGAATCATTACCTGTATGTCTCCAAGCAAAACGTTCAACATGGCGGGCCTAATGTTCTCGAACGTGATTATTGCCAATGAAGGTCTTCGAACGATCTGGCAGAAACGCCATTATGGGTTCAAAAATCCGCTGAGCATTGCAGCGACTCAAGCGGCTTATGAACATGGCGACGAATGGCTGAAACAGTTGAAAACGTATCTCGACGACAATTTTGCCTTTGTGGATCAGTATGTGAAACGTTATCTGCCACAGGCAGTCTTTCATATTCCGGAGGCTACGTATCTGGCATGGATTGATATTACGGCATACGTCACCACAAATGTAAACCTGCCCTTGTTTTTCGCTGAACAAGCGGGGGTATTACTTGAAGATGGGCATATGTTTGTAGCTAATGGAGGCGGGTGTATCCGCTTGAACCTGGCATGTCCGCGTTCGGTTGTTGAAGAGGGTCTCAGAAGAATAAGCACTCTATTGGTCAATAAAGATGAAGGCGTACCCGTTCAAGTTTGA
- the ung gene encoding uracil-DNA glycosylase yields the protein MFGNDWDSVLQEETEAEYFNNIRYALAAEYKTQTIFPPKEDLFSALKLTPYHKVKAVIIGQDPYHGAGQAQGLSFSVRPGVRVPPSLKNIYKELHADLGLPIPNHGSLVHWAEQGVLLLNAVLTVREGQPNSHQGLGWQTFTDAVIRALNERSEPMVFMLWGSHAQKKGAFINRDKHLVLESTHPSPLAAHRGFLGSRPFSKANEFLTSKGIEPIDWTIPEN from the coding sequence ATGTTTGGAAATGATTGGGACTCTGTACTTCAGGAAGAGACTGAAGCCGAGTATTTTAACAACATTCGTTATGCACTCGCCGCCGAGTATAAAACACAGACCATCTTTCCACCCAAGGAAGATTTGTTCTCGGCTCTTAAACTGACCCCGTACCATAAGGTCAAGGCCGTTATTATCGGTCAGGACCCTTATCACGGAGCGGGTCAGGCTCAAGGATTAAGTTTCTCGGTCAGACCGGGGGTGCGCGTTCCTCCTTCTTTGAAAAATATATATAAGGAGCTTCACGCGGATCTGGGTCTGCCGATTCCGAATCACGGATCGCTGGTTCATTGGGCAGAGCAGGGCGTGCTGTTGCTTAATGCGGTTCTGACGGTACGGGAAGGACAGCCGAACTCCCATCAGGGACTAGGTTGGCAGACGTTTACTGACGCTGTCATCCGGGCATTGAATGAACGTTCAGAACCGATGGTATTTATGCTTTGGGGCAGTCATGCCCAGAAGAAAGGGGCATTCATTAACCGGGATAAACACCTGGTGTTGGAGTCTACGCATCCAAGTCCGCTTGCAGCACATCGTGGCTTCCTGGGCAGTCGTCCTTTTTCCAAAGCCAATGAATTTCTGACCTCCAAAGGTATTGAACCGATTGATTGGACGATACCGGAAAACTAG
- a CDS encoding TIGR00730 family Rossman fold protein, producing the protein MKRICVFAGSNPGNHPDYTQQAINLGKQIADSGYALVYGGSCMGLMGAVADAALEQGGEVIGVMPTGLFRGEVVHGGLTQLIEVGTMHERKATMAELSDGFVALPGGMGTFEELFEVLCWAQIGIHRKPVGLLNVNGYYEPLMKMVDHSVHEGFSNTSHLSLWSLESDPAELLNRMSSYIPAQLTQKWSQLQDK; encoded by the coding sequence TTGAAACGTATATGTGTTTTTGCAGGCTCCAACCCGGGAAATCACCCCGATTACACACAGCAGGCTATCAACTTGGGTAAACAGATCGCCGATAGCGGGTACGCACTTGTCTATGGCGGTTCATGTATGGGATTAATGGGTGCCGTCGCGGATGCTGCTCTGGAGCAGGGTGGAGAAGTGATTGGTGTCATGCCGACTGGTTTGTTCCGGGGAGAGGTTGTACATGGAGGCCTTACGCAGCTGATTGAAGTAGGTACGATGCATGAACGCAAGGCAACGATGGCCGAGCTGTCCGACGGATTTGTGGCTCTTCCTGGTGGTATGGGGACATTTGAAGAATTATTCGAGGTTCTATGCTGGGCACAGATCGGCATTCATCGTAAACCTGTCGGTTTGTTAAATGTAAACGGATATTACGAGCCATTGATGAAAATGGTTGATCACAGCGTGCATGAAGGTTTTTCCAATACCTCACATCTTAGTCTATGGAGTCTGGAATCCGATCCGGCTGAACTGTTGAACCGGATGTCATCCTATATTCCGGCACAGTTGACCCAGAAGTGGTCTCAGCTTCAGGATAAGTAA
- a CDS encoding YjcZ family sporulation protein, producing MSEIKGTGYGYGYGGFAGGAWTSTGAILVLFILLVIISRTFIL from the coding sequence ATGAGCGAAATCAAAGGCACAGGATACGGTTACGGATACGGTGGGTTTGCCGGTGGAGCATGGACATCAACAGGCGCAATTCTGGTGTTGTTTATCCTGCTCGTTATCATCTCTCGTACATTCATTCTGTAA